In Rhodamnia argentea isolate NSW1041297 chromosome 1, ASM2092103v1, whole genome shotgun sequence, the genomic window GATCAGCAGAGGTTGATTTTTGCCGGGAAGCAGCTCGAGGATGGCCGGACACTGGCAGATTACAACATTCAAAAGGAGTCGACTCTACATCTTGTGCTTCGCCTCCGCGGTGGAATGCAGATTTTTGTCAAGACTTTGACCGGAAAGACCATCACTCTGGAGGTGGAGAGTTCAGACACGATCGACAATGTGAAGGCAAAAATCCAGGACAAGGAGGGCATCCCACCGGACCAGCAGAGACTGATTTTTGCTGGGAAGCAACTGGAAGATGGGAGGACGCTGGCTGATTATAACATCCAGAAAGAGTCAACTCTGCACTTGGTCCTTCGTCTGCGCGGTGGCTTTTAATTCTGCGAAAAGGTTTCATTGGGTCAAGTTGgtgtttttctctattttgggCAGTTCTAATGTTTGGTTTTATGTTTGGATGGTAATGTCCGCTGATGGATTGATATGAATATAGTTCAACTTCTTTAGTTCTACTGTCGGTTTGATGGAGATGCGTCGATCTCTTCAGTGTTTTTCCTATTGCATTTTCTGGTTTGAGGGCATATATATATGGTTTGTGGCTAAGAAATTGTTAGCTGTGAGTATTGATTCTCCGCAAGATCTTGCCAATCAAAAAGGGAGAAAGGAACCAATACGATTCTAAACGATGGACATAGCCAATTTCTGAAGATAACATTAAATGCGGTCATCATGAATCGGACGAGGAGGTAATTCAAAGCATATGGTATTTGTTCGATTTGCCAAGTACCGTTCGATGCTAAAGTAGGAAAAGAACATTTGGCGTTGAATGTACCTATTCTATCTTCAAATTCAACCTCTTTGGTGAATTGAAAATGGACGAATATCATCAAGTCTCTTGTTCTTGACATTACATGCAAGTTCAATATATGGGCAAAAGTAGTCGAATTAATCCGTCTTCTTTCCACGAAGAACTTTTCATGTTGCTGGGAGATGCTCTTTCGGAAACGGGAGCTGCATCTCTGGCCTAGAAAAACTGACTCTTCTTTCAAACGGGACTGGTTTATGAGCATGTAGCATCACCATCAAGTGTCACGCCAGAGAATGAACTTCTTTTGCAGCggttttgtagttttttttttttctttttctcattttgcttTCTCCGATCGATGTTCGTCGGAAAAACTAGCATCAAGCAAGACTTGGGAGGCGTAATGGGGCCGATTAACTTTCCATTATCACTTATTATATCAACTGATCGGGATCAAGTCTCACCATCCGCTGATGTTACCATATCAGTCAGCTGAACAAGAACTAGCCACTACGACTTAAAAGAGTGATCCATACTCTGTTGTATTGATTGAGCTTGTTCTATGAAGTCCAGCGGGCATGCAAATCTTAAAGCTATACCTTCATAAGGAGAGCCGGAGCGGCTTGGACGACAACTGCCAAACTATTTGAGCCTACTGCTTTGCTCGGAACACGGCTCGTATACGATTATATTTTATTAAGACAGCAAATGTACATCCCATAGACGAGGCCTTCGCATATCAAAGCTCAGACACATCCACTCAcaaagaaaagggggaaaactGCTTCAAACGAGtcacagaaaacaaaacaaccAAGAAGTAACCTCTAGACTTTAATGCAGACTTCACCATCACAGACCCATCCTTCTCcggcttctccttcttccttcgccTCCTCCCCAGCTGCTTTATCTGCTTCGTCTCCTCATCCATCCGGCTCAATCTCAGTCGACTTTGCCTCTAACTCCTTGAGATGTTCAGCGGTAAAAGGATAAGCATCAGCCCCGTGCTCCGATGTAAGAGCCCTTGCTTCTTTAGTCAGTGTCCGGCCAGTTGAGCCGATGGCTATGAGGGCGGGGATCTCATTGACCTGGAATTTGCGATCCAGGGATTTCTTCCTCTCATCGCCAAAGGGGAGCGCCAGCCACGGCATCTCAGCAAAATAATCATCGAAGGCAGTCTGGTCATTGTCGCTAGAGATGAAGATCACCTCAAAGGCATTGTCGTTGGCCTTGATCTTTTCGTATGCCTCCATAAGCACCGGCAGGAATGCACGGCAAGGAGGGCACCAGTGTGCTGAGAAGTAAAGGAGGACAGTCTTCCCTGCCAAGCCCGATACCGGAATCTGCAATCCAAGTTCAAGAGCAACCTCATGAACCCACGAACCGATGGAAAAGGCATGTGAAACTGCATAAATGGGAAGGATTTTCCTATTTATAGACCTCGATTCAATCTTTTCCTCACCTCAAGTAACCCGAGGGACAACGAAATTTAGGGCTATAAAATTTCCAAGTCACTAGCTTCTAGgaagaaaaatcagatttaCCTTGTTTCCTTCCTTTCCAATGACGAAATCTCGATCCCCTGAAACCAAGATTGACTCCAATGTCTGAGactcttcccttttcttctctAACTCCGCAAGCTCAGCGAGCTTTTCCGGAGTGAATGGGTAAGCTGCAACGCCGTGCTCCTCGACGGTTTTGGCAACATTGGAATGGAGAGTCTTCCCATCAGGACCAATTATGACCAGAGTGGGTAGGGTCGAGAGCTCAAAGTACCTAACCAGCTTCTCACATTTCTTGTCCTCCAATGGTAATGAAAGCCATGGCATGCTTCCAAAGGCTTGTTTGAATGATTCTTCGTCATCATCGAGAGGTATCTGAACGATCTCAAAACTCTCTCCTTGGGCCTTCAGCTTCTCATAAACCTCCCGTAACATTGGCGCGAAATCGACGCATGCTCTGTACATGGACAATGAGAAATACAGACCCACGGTTTTCCCTTCAAGCTCAGTAACAGGAACCTAGTTTGGCCACACGACTACATTAGTAAAAAGAGGATGGAAAACCGAATCGTAAGCACACGCAGCCATCGGTTTCGACTGCATCGAAGATCTTTTTAGCTTACCTTCTTCCAATCGGACGAAACTACGAAGTCACGAGATCCATGGACCAAAAGAGAGGTCAACGATTGATTTCTCCTAGCAGCTTCATCCCGGTCTTTCAACTCTTTGATGAGTTCCGGAGTGAAAGGGTGACCTTCCACTCCATACTCGCGGACGATCTCGACCCCGCTATCGGTCAAGACTCTACCTGTGCCATCGAGAAACACGAGGTGGGGTATTCCCCTCACCTCAAACAACTCATCCAAGCTATCACGCTTGTCCGAGTCAGGGAATGGGACTGCAAGCCACGGCATCTTGGAAAAGTATTCACTGAAGGACTCTTCATCCTCGTCTGCGGAGATGAAAATGATCTCCAGATCACCTCTTGGGGAAACTTCATTGTACACCTCCGCCAGAGTCGGGGTGAACTGATGGCACGGGCCGCACCATGACGCGGAGAAGTACAAGCCGATCGTCTTCCCCTTCAAGCTAGCGACTTCAACCTGATACAGGATAAAAGATTCCTAATTCGAGTTCTTCCATACAGTAATCAGCAAGCAAGACTCGCTAATATTAATCGACCACCAcacaaaatcattaaaaatgctCATGAaacacccacaaaaaaaaaaaaaaaacagagaagcaCTTCGGTTAGGCGCTACTCATTAATTTGATCGCAAAATCAGCAGTCTCGTCGACCAAAACAAGTAAGCCACATTGAAGGCGTGAGCATCTATACTAATTCGAATCCATATGAACTGCGTCCATGCGACTCTTAAGTATATATGCTTTCTTCAAACAGTAACACATCATTCACCAATCATCCAGTTTAGGAAGACAACAAATGGACAGCACTCGAAAATGATAATCAAAGATCAGACCAAATTAGCTTTATCTCGAACTAAATTCGCCAGCTTTAGCCATCACAAACCGACATGCTGCGCAATCACGCCATCCCCAGCAAAAGAACAACCAAAAGAACATCCGGAATCAAACCACCGGTCACCAGAACAAGCATTTCCCGCACGAAGGCCGCGAGAACTTCTCAACAAGGAGGCCAACCCAGGAAtctttttttcatcattttttcgaAAGGCAAAAGAGTGAAAAAGAGAAACCGAGCTTTCACCTGATCGCCGTTGTTTCGGATGAGGAAGTCCCTGTCCGGAGAAGACAAGAGGGACTGAACATCGTGACGAGCTCCGTCTCCGACAACATCCGCCATCCTCGTTCGTCTCTGAGCTCCTGTCTTCTGTCTGACAATCGTTGCCGAGCGTGCGTGAGAAATCCTCCAATGGCGGGCTTCTACTCCCAAGTAACACtgctgtatatatatatagatggaGAAAAATGTCAGGCACgcagattttctttctttctttttatataattaaattATAGAGATTCTTAGCTCTTTAATTAACTCTTTCCCTTttcctgtttttattttttcgggTTTCTGGATGCTTCCTGGGACTTCCGTTCGGGGGCGACCCTGGGAAGGAAGGCATCTCGGGAAATGGGCTCCACACGTAGTAAAGACGTGGGATGCCTTTGACACGTCAGCAAATCaatgtcttcattttttttttttacattcctGCCTTCCTGGCTAAGAGTCCACGTGTCTAGTTCTCCAAGGTCCAGAATTTCCAATGGAATTTCCTTTTTCGCCCTCTCGATTTTacattaaaagttaaaatttaatattttctaaagggttaataccacaaaaatttttttaattaatacgcatgtgataaatttaccccaaactattttttgactccaaaaaatcctaaactagtatacccttgataaatttaccctaaactattttttttaccaccaaaaatctcaaactgatatatatgtgacaaatttatcttaaactgaTTATTTTGACagccaaaaatctcaaattggttcACATGTGACAATTTTATCCTCCACGTGTCTAGTTCTCCAAGGTCCAGAATTTCCAAAGGAATTTCCTTTTTCGCCCTCTCGATTTTacattaaaagttaaaatttaatattttttaaagggttaataccacaaaaattttttaattaatacgcatgtgataaatttacccaaaactattttttgactccaaaaaatcctaaactagtatacccttgataaatttaccctaaactattttttttaccaccaaaaatctcaaactaatatatatgtgacaaatttatcttaaactgaTTATTTTGACagccaaaaatctcaaattggttcacctgtgacaaatttatcctccacgTGTCTAGTTCTCCAAGGTCCAGAATTTCCAAAGGAATTTCCTTTTTCGCCCTCTCGATTTTacattaaaagttaaaatttaatattttttaaagggttaataccacaaaaattttttaattaatacgcatgtgataaatttaccccaaactattttttgactccaaaaaatcctaaactagtatacccttgataaatttaccctaaattatttttttttaccaccaaaaatctcaaactgatatatatgtgacaaatttatcttaaaatgattattttgactgccaaaaatctcaaattggttcacatgtgacaaatttatcctccattcgtttccgttaaattagattGATGCAACGAAACGTCCCAAAttaatacatttgtgacaaataaaTGGTAAGATCCCCAAATATGTACATCCGAAAATTGTCACGTATTATCTtaatcagcaatttgacaataaaatttaataaaaactaatagATGGTacatttattacaagtgtatcggtttgggataaatttatcaaaagtgtaTCAACTTAGagttttttgtaattaaaaatatattttaaggTGCATTTGTCAAAGATCTACtagcttgagattttttgtaatattaactcTTTTAGCTCGACTCGAGTGAATAAGCCTGAGGGGATCGATTCACCTTTGCCTCACTCTCGAAACAAACTAACGTGTCTTCTTAACcctcgtaaaaaataaattaataaaatttaataaaaaattctttcgatcaaaaaaatttccaaataaataataaatagaacataaaaaaaattggtgaaaatttgcTAACTTTTGCCCTTGTAGCGTTGACAGCACAAGTAAGGTGTCGTTTATTtccttttactaatttttttattcagcGTAAAAGTAATAAGTGTATTACGCCAAAACTTCATGGCTAAGAAAGTGTTAGGTTGGTGAAAAGGAGCAAAGAAGATAAGTACAAAAAGGACGGGCGCGGATGGAAACAGATGACGTCATGGGACGGTAGGGTGGTGACGTGGTGCGTGGTGACGTGGACGCGATTGGGCTCTTGTTGAGACCAGGCGCGTGAGGATATTCCGTATTtgatgcttctttttctttggggtCAGGTGAAATAAATCGATGCATTTGTTACAAGTACAGTAGAGTTCTctaaactttgaaaaaaaaaacaaattgacataatttcagGATCTGTGCTAAACACTAAAAAAGaactttttgaccaaaaaaaaaaggaaaaaaaaaaaaggacctctTAAAAAAAGCCTTGGGAACTCCCTTCGTTATAAATTTAAAATCCACATGCTTGCTTTTAGGTGTGTTTGgcaaaatttatgtttccgaGAATGGTTTCTGAGTAGAAGAACCCGTTTAGTAACTACGCAAAATTTGTATTCCCGAAATAAAAATAGAACATAAACGCGtacgatcctaaaaaaaaaattccaattttctattaaattataaaaatgtcagtgGAGGCAGTGGGGACCGGTAAGCTGCGGTGGCGATCGGTGATCGGCGATGGCCTCGTGAATGTAAAGATGAGCATTAAGCTATATTGAATTTGTTCttttaaaatgacattgtttccGATTATATTCCTAGAAACAAAGAAGataccttcttttttttaacttcttgtttttgttcccatgaacaaaaaatcaacttacattttcaataaacaaaaaacaaaacttaaTGAAATTCAAGGGTAAATGTAGTGTCCCACTCCAGAGGTTAAGGCTTACTAGACTCGCATTgttctttaattaatctttcaAAGTAATTAGCGCATACGAAAGCTTAGTTAAACAAGATAGCCATACATAACAAGTGCATGACAAAAACTCCAAAACACCAATTGACAGGCACTCCTAATAGGATATGGCCTTAATGGATTTTACTAACTCGATCATACACATCAATCACAAATGATAGACTCGTAAAGTACTGAATtcatgtatatatacatatatcttTTAGCCGATtatttacaaaagttcaaaatattgCTGGGAAGATTTACAAAGGAAGGTAATCTACTCCCAATCTACCAACGTCATCCTTATCCATGATATTCGCTTCCTATAACTATTTTTCCTTGCCGACTTATTCatatgaaaaatggttaatcaacGGGGAGTAAGCCAAAGCTCCTCCGCAAATAGGATTCCCAAACGAAATGACTAAGCCAGCTATAGAATCACaaaattgcaaacaaaatcACAATGACGAAATCCAACGTATACGAAGGATATAATCtcataatcaaatcaaaatccacGGTACTCAAAGGATataattccagaacctcataaTAATCCAAAATTGAAGTTATCACAATCAAAATATATCGACAAATAGTGCCCATAATGGCCAAACCATAGATAGTATAGTAATAAAGGACTAGATATACATTTGCCTCGATTATTCGAGAAGAACAATTCAGAAACGACGACGGAGGAACGACGTGAATACCTCGGGACGTGGGCATGAACCACTCGGTTCGGCAACGCCCTTCTTGTACCGGCCTTGATGGTCACGGGTTGAGCGAGAAGCAAGGCGGCGGCGGTACGGCCGCAAACGTGATATGCATAGCCGAGAGAGATATCGAGCGGCGATGGTTCGATAGAGTCTTCTAACAATCGTACGATGAATAAACCGACTTGGGAGGTTTATATAGAGGAagcaattgaagaccaattagCTTTGGGTGAGTCAACTTGAGGCGAGTCAGCTTGGGAAGACTAAGTCGCGTCATGACACGTGTCACGTGCTTGTGACATGTGTCCACAATGGGTGGACGTCATTCGCCACGTGTCCTTACCGACTGCCACGTGTTGACGTGTAGCCTCCCACGTGTCCACGTAAGGCCATATGTCGATCCCTGCCCCCGGTTGTCTCAACTTCGTACATATTTGACCCAATAGAATCCTAATTAAACATATAGTGTCCCTAAAAATATTATCAAGCCAATAACAACTCCTTAAAAACATCTTCGAGTTTGAATAGTAATCCCTCAAACTTATCCAATAATATGAACTCGTTAAATACTAATCCACTCTTAAGCGGGTGAGGGTTTTTGGGTCATCACAGTTAACATAACTCATATAATTAGATACAAAGCATTTGAAGATGAATTTAAGTGTCCTTTCGTCGTTGTCAATTCTTTCATGTTGCATACGAATTTTTCAATGAGTCTTCGGCAAAATATATCCGAGGGTActgaaagaaaaatcatagcatagaaattacaaataaataaaaccgattattttgattttatcttgACAGTATTTTGATAACAAGTATACTAAGGAAGCCATGAGTATAATTGATCTTAACAAAAACAAACACGAACCGGCCCGACTCGACCCAACAACTTAAGTATAATGGAGTCGGATCGGGTTACGCTAAGCTTATTTCtccaaaatgacattgtttctcttttgttcttgagaaccaaaaagtacatttttactttttgtttatatTCCAAATATATTCCTTGGCCACTCATATATTCCGgagaatagaaaaatgaattgaCATACACAAACAGGTTCCTATTCTTTTTATATTCCGGGGCAcataagaacagaaaaataaaaaaataaaaacgttaccaaacatgcctttctatttgcaaaaaaatgagTTCTGCAACTTTTTTATTAAGTGATTTGTAAATACGTCACAACCACGATTATTTCAAATTATGGTAGCTTACAATAGCTTTTATAATAAGTTGCTTCACCCAATATTAAGATTTGCAATCTAAAAAGAACTGAACTAATGCACTCATGctacattatctcaaaatatttttcgtatcgcaaaaaaatcccaaatcattAAAATCGCACATTGATAAACATGCTAATATCAGCTACTTTTGCCATAAAAGCTTCCTTATGTTTCGACAGTCTGCCGAAATCCTTAGCCTTACGATTTTAGtgatttggagagagagagagaagcatatTTGATTTAGTTA contains:
- the LOC115751353 gene encoding probable nucleoredoxin 1, which codes for MADVVGDGARHDVQSLLSSPDRDFLIRNNGDQVEVASLKGKTIGLYFSASWCGPCHQFTPTLAEVYNEVSPRGDLEIIFISADEDEESFSEYFSKMPWLAVPFPDSDKRDSLDELFEVRGIPHLVFLDGTGRVLTDSGVEIVREYGVEGHPFTPELIKELKDRDEAARRNQSLTSLLVHGSRDFVVSSDWKKVPVTELEGKTVGLYFSLSMYRACVDFAPMLREVYEKLKAQGESFEIVQIPLDDDEESFKQAFGSMPWLSLPLEDKKCEKLVRYFELSTLPTLVIIGPDGKTLHSNVAKTVEEHGVAAYPFTPEKLAELAELEKKREESQTLESILVSGDRDFVIGKEGNKIPVSGLAGKTVLLYFSAHWCPPCRAFLPVLMEAYEKIKANDNAFEVIFISSDNDQTAFDDYFAEMPWLALPFGDERKKSLDRKFQVNEIPALIAIGSTGRTLTKEARALTSEHGADAYPFTAEHLKELEAKSTEIEPDG